From Erigeron canadensis isolate Cc75 chromosome 5, C_canadensis_v1, whole genome shotgun sequence:
ACAGACCACTCCTCATACAGGTTCATGCATAATAATACGAAAGTAAAGTCTCTTATTGTCTCTTGTTCTTGGAGTCTCACACTCTCACCCACTCTACTGGTTACTATCCTTGAGAGTTTGTAGGTTTTCTCTGTAAACCTATCACCATCTTACCTTGTTGTGCGTCGTCCTGGTCCTGAACGACCTTGAGTGAAGGAAAAAAGTTGAACCATCTCTTATATCCACCCCAATCAGCATCTACATGTAGATGACCTGACACTTTCTGTTCTAAATGCAGCGGCGTACTATGTTGATCCATCCACATCAGACGATGCCAAACATGACTCATTTTGGGAGGCCTGCTCATTTTGGCTGGTTACCCTACCCATCAATTtgattacaaaatttaaaatagaCAAGATTCTATCAAAATGTAGAAATGGTACAAAAAATCTCTGGACACCATatttcaaagttcaaactatGGGAAAAAACTCATACCTCTTATTGATTGGCTTGACAATCTCCTAAAGTGACAAATTGCGATGCCATTGGAGTTACTATTTGGTCGAGTTCTTTAGAATTTAGGCTGCTATCAAACTATCATCATTTCAAATCtatgaaaatcaaaatataacatatattaataGCATGTCATGTGTCATCTTTGCTACACGTTTGTACCTACGTTGATTGTACTTTTCTCTGATTGTTTGCAACTTAAAATGAGGGCATTTACAAACAAGTGCGTGCAGGGCCTTGACACATTCTTGTAAATCTGATGGTTGGTACAGAGTATAATTCCTCAGAATTAAATTCCATGGTTTCGTGATGGAGTAAGTAAAAATCTTGCTACGAAAATTGCCGATGCAGCAATGAGAGAAGGCGCATAACGTAGCATATTATACCTGTGAAGAGACAAGTCATATATATAGCTTgctaatataatatagatgagTAAACTATGCGTACTAGATTGACTTATGTCAGATGTTATACTGGTTTATATAACTGCTAATAAAgcacataatattttttgacTTAAGGAAGAGTCAAAACACATATTTAAAAACTACGCTTATAATACATCACTTTGTAGGAAAAACACATGAATCAACGGTTTGACTAGTTCTTTGGTTTGAACATTCTTGTAGGATTCCGATATATGCAACTTGGGCTTGAGTCCAGTTTTTAAGCACACACAATGATACAGCCCATACCTTAGTAGTTAACATTTCATTTCTAGAGTTAAACTTTTATACAGCAGATACTTTAATATttaagaagatgatgatttgtACAAAACTGTTATCTATCTCCTTCTATAATATTAACTTTTAGCAGATAGTTAAAATTTGCAGATGATCATGTGTTAAAATAAGATTTTGGAACCACTTTCAGGGCCCTTTATAGTAACTTTGACTGGTTTTATGGGTTTTCTAGGAATTGCCTATCTTTCAAGTACTCATACAGCATAACATAGCACATATGTTAAGGACCACATTACCATTTGTTTAGAGATGGGCAGTTCCGTACCTGTTGGAAACAGAAATTCTTAATCAGGTCGACTCTGGGTTAACCAAAAATagtttttgcatttttataGGTAACTAGTGTGTCAAATTGATAGCAAAAATTAGGTTGTTACAAttatattcaattttttttgaaagaagaCCAATGTCCCGTTAGACATACGATATAGCCTAAACAATCCACCATTCATaactaaatgggtcaaaattgtcACCTCTACAATGGGTTATTGCAAAGTTCTTATACACAGTGTGCCTCCGAGAATATCCAATTCATAAAAGGTAAATGCGTGTTTCACAACATACATCGGCTATGGCTACAATGTCCATCTTCGTACTCTTATCTATCTCTTCAAATTCAAATTGGTATACAAGTCACTTTGGTTAGCTTTTTGTGAATATTCgtaaaatatataacatattattgAAAACATTTTCGAATTACATGATACAACAAGAACTTAAAAAGTTAATTTCCAAAGCGGGAATTTGTAATATCAAGTATGCTTGCTACATAAGAAGGCCTCAATAAGAGCATAAGAAACTCAACCATTGTCTTTCTAACGTTTCAGCCACGTAAGTGTCACATCACTTCCCCGTCTTTTTTGGGATAGTGTTTCCAATCTTACAACCCTTATATCCTTCTACAGTTTTCGAGTTTGATTAGtagtttaataaaataaaataaaaagatgacAGAATAGTGTTCTTTACAGGGTCAACTCACCCGGGCTGCTTATGGGTTAATATTAAGATTTGTTTGCTTCTTATAATTTTCTGACAAGAGAACACTTAATTAGTTAGGATAGAGGGTCTTATTTTATTACGCCTAGATCTATGCTTCTATTTGAGTGTAACCTTGACTTCTACCAAAGATCGTTTGTAGGTTTTGATGTTTGGCTATAGATAAACAAAGAGATTATTAAGAGTAAATTAGGATTTATGAAGATGCAGTTCATGTCAAAATGAGTAAATTCGTAAGACATATCAGATGCCCAGACGGGGCTGAGTTTGGCCTGCCACGTCAACACTTTTTTGTCCGTGTTTTTGAATGTTATAAGTAAGGTTTAAGCATTTATCAGATGCCAAGACGGGGCTGAGTTTGGGATGTTTTAAGCATTTATTGGAGAACACTTTCTTATTTATCTAGATTTAAATTTAATCTGTTTGATGTGTTGGAAATAACAAACAACCCGATTCATCCCACTTCATAGTAGTGCGGTCAAAATGCCAGTTTTCGCACTCTTCTTTCCAGGAGTGAAGCAGGCCGTGTTATCAAGTTGAGTCCTGTAACTTAAGTCTAGCTTAACTCTCATTAGCTATCTCATGCTCTAGATCACATCATTGGCATTTTAGCTACGTCAATGTTGCTAAAATTGTGATTTCTTTGCtctgaaaaatgaaaatatggaGTATGAATTATATAGTCAGAAGCAAGGAGATTTAATCTCAATTAGCCAAATCGTCTATTGCCACTTCACAAAGCAGATACAAATGTATCATGTTTTTTTATAGCAAGAGTCATTATTCTTGgtttacatatgtatatatattttcctgTATCACCATTTTGGTGCTCAATTTTCTGTTATCCTGATTTACTTAAAGTCCTTTTTAGAAGCCAAAAATTACAATTCTAATATGTGACCTTGATTCTTTTTTTTCTCCAGTTCGGCGAGACGAGCCGTTTATCATTACTATAGACGTCAAATACTCAGATTATTGAAGTACAATAACAACAATGTTCAAACCCTTCAAAAACATGGTATGAAAGGTGTTAGATGTAGATAGTCTCAATTGAGTCTCAATTGTTATAAAAGTGCATTGTGCATattgaaaacatattttttaaaagtagtGCAAACCCGGCCATGTTTAGGAATATGGCCCCTCAAATCTTGAATACATATGTTTAGACACAAGAACTTTGACCCCATTTTAGAATATCTGTATATAAAGATAATATACTACTTTGcagaaaaaaaatgtgtatcTTGGAGGTAGTGGATTCAAAAGAACATAGTGATTATATGATGCTTTAGGATTCTATAACAAGGTAGTGGTTGCACATACTCATTACTTGCCATAATATTACCAAAATATGTTTCAAGTGTGATAATTACATTTTTCAAGTAATGATAAACATTGCAGTTGGAATTTTCCCATTTGAGTCAAGTGCTAGCTAATGAGTCATATATTTGTTGTGGGTTATTAGAAATTTAGAAGGTGTGTAGTAGGGTCACTACTAGTCAAAACTCATTTGGATTTCAATCATTTCATATTAACTCATATAAATCTTCTAAAGCTAACACTTTTTTTCCAAATGACATCAACACCGCGACACTAATACGTACGACTATTATACGTGATGATTAACTCACCATCAATTATAGTAAGGAAAAGCGGGGTCTATTGATATGATTTCAATTAGGTCACAACTATCTTCTTTTGACAATATATATTCTAACTTGTTTTTACAAACAACAATACTCTAGGGGGAAATTATGCTCCACTATTAGGGCATAAACATCTCCTTTAAGTACTATTACTTGTGTGTATTTACCCAGCTGTATTTGACGATTTCATTTGTTTTCATTGTAAATGATCGATTAATTAGGTTTTATTCTGATAATATGAAAAATTCTGGTAAAAGTAGGAAAGAGTCAAACGGATTGAAAGTTGTAATACATACAACCACCAATGTCATTTTATTAtaggttttttatattatcattatttagaACAAGCATTGAAAGATGAAACCAAAGTTTGATTTGCAATATGACCGAAGAGTTTCTGGAGGCAGTCTCTTTACTTTCGGGTAGAAGTAAGACTGTttatatcacttttctcatactGTCTCGTTGAAGACACGATTGGGTAAATGTTTGAATATTtaaaccattttttttcttgtaactTCAAGTGACAGTCATGCATTTCTATTATGATTTTGGTGCCCTGAACCTGACTTGGTCCGTTTCGACCCATCCTAAACGTAAAAATTTCCATCTAAACTTCTTTAAACCTCTAGCTCAAATCAACGTAACTCGCTATCTTGCCACTTCGAATTAGCGATTGTTAACAAATAGCTCTTCTAGGCACAAAAGATGTCATTGGATGAgacatgttaattaaatttGAATACATTTATGAACCATGACAAGGGAAAAGAATAAAACTGACAAAACATTGACTATCATTGAAGTTGAGATGGGAAGTCAACTTCCATTCCCATCACAATAAAACCAGGAAGAACAACTTAACAACAATAATGTATTTGACATGACTTTGACGTAGTgctaaaactatggtgaatgcaTCTATCGTCATTGAGCACGCACAAAGCTTAAAAGCTGTATCATGATTTTCATATTCACATATGTTTCATTAAGCTTTCATGCCTCTTCGGATATAAGTGCATTGTAACAACTATTTCAACAACCATCAATTTTCTCCATTTTTACGCCAGTTAAAATGTGCACGCACGTACAAAGCTTAAAAGATTAATACAGTAGATGTATAGGTCAGATAAAGGTATAGTACGTGATATGACTTCGTATAAATCGTGTGATTTTACAACTGTAAATTAGGTTCAGCGGCATTGATTCTTAAATCTTAATATACTAAACTCAGATTTTAGAGCAAACtgatatttataaaaaactCACATCTCTAGGAGCATTTTACTCACATCTAAATTTGAACCAACGCCTTAAATTAAAGTTATAAGTCCCTCAATACTATTTTATCTATTGATGGTTGGTTACAACTTAAACACATAAAAAGTCATTTTACAGCTAAAAAACACGTAAAATTAAGGATGCCTAGGACACCAACCAGAAAGAAGGATCAGACAAAAGCTTCATATCTTCTGATATAAAAGAGAAACTGTTGTTCTTTTGGCTAGCCACTATTCCAGAGAGTGAAAGCAGGGAtaaaagtacaagtttttgttgCATTGGCTATAAGTTGTTTTAGCAGAAATGTGTTTTATAGGGTATAAAGAAAGTTGGTATGGGTAAAGGAAATAGCTTTGTTTAGAGCCACCACAGGAATCTTTTTCTCAAGATTGTACAAGTACTCAGTGTTGCCTGCCTACTTTTCCATGATTGTTTCACAACTGAAATGATTAGTTACTTCCCTTTAATGTATTTCTCCCTTTCATCATatcaacacaaaaaaaaaaaaaaagaaaaatacatcttatttctttctcttttttatttttttaaacacaaCACTTTTTAACTTAGAAATATCTTATGGATCCTTCAAGGCATCATTTTCTTTAGATAAACATACACCATTATTTCACTGTCAAGGTATtagtttttcaaatatatttacCACAATTTACAATTGTTTTGCGTAGTATATGGCCAGACCGACAATATATAGACAATAGAAGTAATTAATAAGTTTGAAAGACAATAAAATGATCGGAGGTGATTCATATGCTATCTTTTTAGCTGTACACAACAAACGTGActcataatattatataataggGATAAGTGCGTGAAACAGTAGATAACTAAGATCGAAAAGTTATAATATGCACGAACTATTTACAAACTCTATTGTATACATgaactttgtaaaaatgttcaaattgtGTAATTAACTATGATTGACCAATGAAAAATTAACACGTGACACCTCATATGAGGTACCACGTATATCACgttacatgatttgaacatttttactaagtccGTGCATACAATAGAGATTCTGAAAAGTTCGTGGACGCTATAACTTTTCGGTCTCACTTATATACATTTTGGCGCACTTATCCCTTTTAGGATATAAGCATATTATCAAATAAACAATCACGAGAACGCAGCGgaaagaaacgtatatgcaatataataattaagaaagCAGGAAATTGAAAGTGTACCTTTTAGCTTAGcttccaataaaataataataagattattataataagttagggtttaaagtaaaacctctctacgattgcataGTTGACATCCTATggtgtatgctagtacttgatcaggAACTCACAAAGCCATTGTGTGATACCCTTTGTATAAGAAAGTCGAAAATCGAAAACCCGTTGAGGAATGGGTTTCGACCGAATAGAACGAGAGGGAGAGGAGAGAAATTAATTGTTAGGGTTTTAATTCACAAATAACTTATggaaaaaccctaaacttagccatatatttataggcttaatTCTTAGGGTTTATAACTTAATGGGCAAGTTGAGTTAAGGTGAAAAACCCAGTGGAAGTtttgccccccccccccttccccAAATTTTGGAATTGGAAACTGTTGAGTTCTAATGctatttgtaaatttggtgatgacaaatctgatgtataaacactcagactaagctgacacagtttgcgatctgtaactgacccagatcatgcttcatatattttaattgtttatcCAATGGAAgaaagtgttgttcaagctgcatcaattGGTcatagcattcaatccaagtcgaagaggaggattgaagatagaagaccaagcTGATAGTGGAAGTCAGCTTCGGATTAGCAGTCTGCTTAAAAACACTTGGACATATTTGCTCCTGACAAACGAGtaatctgtgtctgacaatcaagtgaagaatgACAACCTAGATTTTGTTGATAAGAACAAATAACGTGACTAGGAAGGTTTCTAGAATCTAGGTTGGTGACACAtatacatatgcgtgtccatactcttATTAGAAGATCAAAATATCGTGCTGCAGtttttggggaccacaagtacgatgaaggcacgatCAAATATTCCTTTGATTGTCCAACAGAAGAAGAATACGTGGCTTAATTGGATATCAAGAGAATAATggttttcgcctataaaagccacATTCCTTGTATTCATAGTGTGACATTTCCTTAGAATCATTCTTTGTACAAGTTTTTTCTGCTCTTACACACAACTTAGCCTGTAAGAAGTCAGCTTAGGCTGCTTCTCTTGAGCAagaacttattgattgttgtttgtcatttcaggggttgtttagatattgtaggttatcttgtttctgcaacaaccctgtaattctttgtatagattatatcttaataaaggattacatttgaaaaccacaatTTGCGTTCAAGAATAATTGTTTACTGCTTTACTATTTTATTGATTCTAGttacttaaaatttatattttgcaatCTGAATCTTTAAAGCTTTATTTCAAAAGATAGTTAAGAATTAgggaaaagttgtattcacccccctctacaactatttGTGTTCACTATACTTTGGTATATTGATAAACTTCTGGGACataataagtggtatcagagccaggttaagaattaacttgacttgatcctTGCTTATTTTCCTTATAGTAAAGCAAAATGTCATCTTATGTTGATAATGGTTCTTCTACCAGACCACCCATGTTTGACAAAGATGATTTTAGTGGGTGGAAAGGTCGTATGTCTTTATTGCTTGAATCCATGGATAACAATATGCCTGATATCCTGACAGATGGTCCTTACATTCCTAAACAAACTCTTGTTGTAGATGCAGTGGTCAGAGATGGTCAACCAACCATCCCTGCCACAATAAAAACCATTGTTAAGGATAGGGCAGATTGGGGGGATGAGGATAGGAGATTGGCTAACTTGGATGTGAAGGCACGTAACTTCATTGTTCAAGTTGTACCCAAAGATATTTACCATTCTATTAAAATGTATTTTACAACTAAGAAAATGTGGGGTACTTTGACTGTCATGTTTGAAGGATGCCCTACCTCTATGGAATCTACCATTACCACTTTAACCAGGAGGTATGAGAGATTTTTCTCTTTGAGAAATGAATCCTCAACTGACACTCATACCCGTTTTAATTCTTTGGTTAATAATCTAGCTGCTGTTGGTATTACtaagaaaaatgaagttttgaaaagaaaatttttagaTTCATTACCACCAAAGTGGAACAATTATATTTCTTCTGTGAAACTAAGTTCTGTGTATCATGATCTTGATCTCCCTGGACTTTTTGGTTTGCTCCATAACCAAGAGTGTTCAGAGGTTAAAAAGTTGATTGCTATGGGTGATTCTTATAGTCTGCCTCCTACTGCACTTGTTGCTTCCATGACTGAACACCCTAGCTCAATATCTAATGAGATCATTCCCTGTGTCAATAGATCTGTACCTGTGATTTCTAACACTAACTCTGTTTGTTCTGAATCTGAATGTGATGAATCTGATGGTGAGGAGATAGCCAATGAAGTGGCTATGTTGGCTGATAGGATAAGGAGATCTTTTGGTAAGttcaaaggaaaaggaaaaagtgGACAAGCTGATAAGACTAAGAAGTCTTATGATATGTCCAAAGTCACTTGCTACAAGTGTGGTAAGACTGGACATATGGCTGGTGATTGTAGATCCAAAGAGTCTTTACAAGCTATGTCATCCAAAGGTGGAAGAAGTGTAAAATATTCAAAACTCAAGACTAAATACAAAGATCTCAAAGCACAAGTTGTTGAGTTGAGTAAGAAGATTGAGAAAGATGAGAAGAATCTGATAGCCAAAGATTGGGCTGAAAGTGCTACCTCTTCAGAGGATGAGGTATACACTGATGAGAAATGTCTCATGGCTAAAGAGAAGTTTGTAGAAGATCTCATCAAACTGCAAGAGCAAGCTGAGTCAGCTCACAAAGCATCTACTAGTCAGACCACTCCACCTGAGGTAACTATCTTTTCCGATCTGTATGATAATGAAAAGCTGTCAAGGTTGAATAGACTTGGTGATGATGTCCTGttacaaaaacattttaatcaagaacttaaaaaggaaatttcAATATTAAAACAACAGATAAGCTCAAAGAATTTCACCATTGAAAAGTTAGAGTCTGAAGTTAAAGcacaaaaacaattgaactcaaTTTTGGTCAAAGAAGCTAAAActtcagaagaaaagtttttgaaaataaaacacataactGAGTCATGGTATACAAATTCTAAAAGAGCTGCAAAATGTGTCAATGTACAAGttcctcatcaagttcaagccATTTTTGATGGTGAATATGATAGAGCTATTGCTATCAGAGAAGTCTGTGCCATGGAACCTTGTTATCAGCCGCCTTCACCACCCAAGATACAATCCAAGGGAAAGAATTCTAAACCAATCAGGTTGGTTTAGAAATCTGGTATTGGGTTCAATGATCCTGATGTTATTGAACAAATCATTGTAGAAGCTGTGTCTGAATCTAATAGGGTAATTAAACTAAAACCCGAGGAAACTCTTGATATGTCAAAGTTAACAATTACTCAATCTGTGTCAAGTCCAAAGTCTAAGACAAAAAATAATGtttcaaaaagaaacaaaaggaaAATTAGAGATCAGAGCGTTCCAAAAGGGAAAAGTAAGCTGTTGAAAAATGAGAAGTCTGGTTCTAAGGGAAATGTTTCACCAACAAAATCTGTGTCTAGTTCAAACCACCTTGAGTTTGACTATGACAAAATGATTTCCAAATATGTTGAGTCCAGAAAAGGTAAGATTTCTGATGACAAAAAGTTACTTGTAAAAGTGTCTGATCCCAATGTTGTTGATCAAAGTAAATTAAGGTCTGAATGTAAGAAATCTGGAAATGGCAAAGGTTTTGCACAAAAGGAAACTCTGAATGTTGctaaaaagaatttcaaatctgGGAAGGGTCAGATTAAGCAACAATGGGTCtcaaaatgtgataagaatgtCAGTTCAGTCTCCCAATCTGAGTCAGACCCTATGGTCAGCTCTGGTGAACCCATCCttggatgggttcccaaaatgaACTAATATCTTATTACAAAATGCAGGGCTATCATGATGCACATACCTGGCACTTGGACAGTGGGTGTTCTAagcatatgaccggatgtaagtcccTGCTATGTAACTTTAGGACAAGCGCTGGTCCTAGTGTTATATTTGGAGATGAGTCCCAAGGAAGAACTGAAGGATTTGGAATTTTGTCAAATGGTCCCCTTATTTTCAGATGGGTTTcttatgtaaatggtttgaagcACAATCTGATTAGTGTGAGTCAATTGTGTGATGCTGGCTATGAAGTAAGATTCCGAGCTGATAAGGGTATTGTTTTGGATTTGGAAGGAAATGTGGTGTTAATTGCAGAGAGAGATGATTCCTTATATTCTTTTGACATGAGAAGTGCCACTGTAACAAAAGAAGTGTGTTTCATGTCAAAGAATCAAGATGAGttgaattggttgtggcatTAGAGGCTGTCTCATATGAACTTCAAAGACATTAACAAGCTGTGCAAGAAGGAGTTGGTGTCTGGTCTGCCAGTGATCAAGTATGAGAAGGACAAGACGTGTGGTCCTTGTGAGAAAGGAAAACAACACAAAGCTTCCTTTAAGTCAAAAACATGCTCAACCATTGACAGTTGTTTGGATTTGCTGCACATGGATCTGTTTGGACCAATAAGTACTCCCTCCTTTATTGGAATGAGGTATACtttggtcattgttgatgaattttcaagatatacatggtttttctttttgaagcaaaagagtgatgctgctgatagttttattcattttatcaagcaagttgaaatACTTTATAAAAGGCCTGTTAGGTAGttgaggagtgacaatggtactgaattcaAAAATGTCACTCTCAACTCATTCTGTAGTGAGAAAGGTATTTCACAAGTGTACTCAGCTGCAAGAACTCCTCAACAGAATGGTATTGCagaaagaagaaatagaaccCTTATTGAAGCTTCCATATCCATGATGgcacaaaacaatgtcaaacctcatttttgggctgaagccATTCACATAGCCTGCTTCACTCAAAACAGATCTCTCATTGTGAAAAGACACCAGAAGACTGCATATGAACTTCTTAGGGGGAGAAAACTAGAAATTGGTTTTCTAAGAATGTTTGGTAGTCCTTGCTACATTCTGAATCAGAAAGACgatcttggaaagtttgaagaaaaagcagatgaaggtatcctacttggatatgcaacaatgatgaaggcctacagagtttacaacaaaagaacaagaacaatTGAAATCTCTGtaaatgtgaatattgatgaaGGTTGCTCTAAGCCAGTTGATGCACATCCTGAAGATGAAAACATTAACTTAGAAGAACTGGTTTTTCCTGAGAATGAGCCTCCCTCTAATCCACCTATTGAAGACAAGAATGCTCAAACTCCGGGCGAGCAAattattgaagaagaagagctTCCTTTCTTTGATTGTGAGCAAGCTGATCCTACTCCTACTCaagaaaatattcaaaattcattaaatgactcccaagctgactcagaTCCTGTTCTGGTAAAAGCTGATCTACATGTTCCTCAAGTTGATCAGGCTGGTCCTTCTAATCTGAATCAGCCCATTGTCCAAGAA
This genomic window contains:
- the LOC122601330 gene encoding uncharacterized protein LOC122601330, translated to MSSYVDNGSSTRPPMFDKDDFSGWKGRMSLLLESMDNNMPDILTDGPYIPKQTLVVDAVVRDGQPTIPATIKTIVKDRADWGDEDRRLANLDVKARNFIVQVVPKDIYHSIKMYFTTKKMWGTLTVMFEGCPTSMESTITTLTRRYERFFSLRNESSTDTHTRFNSLVNNLAAVGITKKNEVLKRKFLDSLPPKWNNYISSVKLSSVYHDLDLPGLFGLLHNQECSEVKKLIAMGDSYSLPPTALVASMTEHPSSISNEIIPCVNRSVPVISNTNSVCSESECDESDGEEIANEVAMLADRIRRSFGKFKGKGKSGQADKTKKSYDMSKVTCYKCGKTGHMAGDCRSKESLQAMSSKGGRSVKYSKLKTKYKDLKAQVVELSKKIEKDEKNLIAKDWAESATSSEDEVYTDEKCLMAKEKFVEDLIKLQEQAESAHKASTSQTTPPEVTIFSDLYDNEKLSRLNRLGDDVLLQKHFNQELKKEISILKQQISSKNFTIEKLESEVKAQKQLNSILVKEAKTSEEKFLKIKHITESWYTNSKRAAKCVNVQVPHQVQAIFDGEYDRAIAIREVCAMEPCYQPPSPPKIQSKGKNSKPIRVIKLKPEETLDMSKLTITQSVSSPKSKTKNNVSKRNKRKIRDQSVPKGKSKLLKNEKSGSKGNVSPTKSVSSSNHLEFDYDKMISKYVESRKGKISDDKKLLVKVSDPNVVDQSKLRSECKKSGNGKGFAQKETLNVAKKNFKSGKGQIKQQWVSKCDKNVSSVSQSESDPMGYHDAHTWHLDSGCSKHMTGCKSLLCNFRTSAGPSVIFGDESQGRTEGFGILSNGPLIFRWVSYVNGLKHNLISVSQLCDAGYEVRFRADKGIVLDLEGNVVLIAERDDSLYSFDMRSATRLSHMNFKDINKLCKKELVSGLPVIKYEKDKTCGPCEKGKQHKASFKSKTCSTIDSCLDLLHMDLFGPISTPSFIGMSEKGISQVYSAARTPQQNGIAERRNRTLIEASISMMAQNNVKPHFWAEAIHIACFTQNRSLIVKRHQKTAYELLRGRKLEIGCSKPVDAHPEDENINLEELVFPENEPPSNPPIEDKNAQTPGEQIIEEEELPFFDCEQADPTPTQENIQNSLNDSQADSDPVLVKADLHVPQVDQAGPSNLNQPIVQETNPAQHVTKWTRSHPINQIIGDPLSGVKTKRKATGNFCMFVNFVSKMERTEIDETLADPSWVNAMQDELTQFERNKVWKLLPIPHHKTVIGTKWVYRNKMDERGVVTRNKARLVVLGYRQ